In Anopheles gambiae chromosome 2, idAnoGambNW_F1_1, whole genome shotgun sequence, a single window of DNA contains:
- the LOC1273357 gene encoding B-cell lymphoma/leukemia 11A isoform X3 — protein sequence MLSTSEDAGFYSHNRDQPENASTHCPSRGASPLGCTLDDDHRDQKPSVRAIEIKQERMDIDPASCGEEEFVSVRKQQPQTVATAHRNGSHDASESPNHTEPSNYVCSTCKTKYHSAWRLVQHVQHAHGVKIYVESLASTGSQDGDGAAPTEESDAPESAAASEAANNGPSTGEAVPAAQKRTDEQPARARTPRSRSASRSPKAVSIEREQPIRSPAPKDRSNGLEVASKAASENGRSGESDDELEVRTKRPKLTSSSSNGSHATVNHTEEVALALTSPQPLTQTAATTTTQQRQSSTPQPLTVSSVQSPSRPQHSPPAGSETIAAPSLAPARSESTQSLPPPSLRPHHSLLPPPELHQNPFGLLRMPPHHPHSPLFGRTHHDFRMEHLMSEQFRSHGLNLAAAAVAAANQLKSHGQQFNPATGATASERPPSAGAATSALTLTPGGGGAGVVGGLEPHMDYYSQRLRQLAGTTSPGANLTSASSNSPSPRKQPHSPSHFASPSPSHQLPPTPLTNNSRPQSLTPPEKHTEQLLGLDAGSISNTPRSASTPPNKQSGQSASDSALYSCEYCGKKFRFQSNLLVHRRTHTAELPYKCASCEFACGQAAKLKQHMKLVHGRRRTSVAAMSEPDSGTSNVDSIESDPDDTDHELMDADELDADGEADRRTAHGDDEHADGEDDEEDEDEDEDEEDDEAEDLSMSSTQSQSKKDGSGGSMSMSTSLVGELMDKFGLSNIAQYSEAYKQALQESGNALKLQLTSKDRDNNNSAMAIPGLAEKLNGLPAALRIKEELAKNMLQHHNAQLPQVPLFNPFENPFEASKRMKLEGSDSWWGLPGMHRGDALFENLKPGRDGGRGPAAGLLQPMMKKESKLRNDTCEFCGKVFKNCSNLTVHRRSHTGEKPYKCELCSYACAQSSKLTRHMKTHGRLGKDVYRCRFCEMPFSVPSTLEKHMRKCVVNQGKLQQQQQRELQQLQQRELQHHQQLAAQQQQQQQQLAAQQMALAAHRDRGDHHRERSRERDHHHHHHHAAQTLAAAAAASPVPGAPQLPPGLLLPPLPAAVAAAAAAAAASSGVSPTDDSASSSPSGSSSSSSAAAAAAAAAAAAAAAALMKEEAATA from the exons AACCAGAGAACGCGTCCACCCATTGCCCGTCGCGGGGAGCGAGCCCGCTCGGCTGCACCCTCGACGACGACCACCGCGACCAGAAACCGTCCGTCCGTGCGATCGAAATCAAGCAGGAGCGCATGGACATCGATCCGGCGTCGTGCGGCGAGGAGGAGTTCGTCAGCGTCCGGAAGCAACAGCCCCAGACGGTCGCCACCGCCCACCGGAACGGCTCGCATGATGCGTCCGAGTCGCCGAACCATACCG AACCAAGCAACTACGTCTGCTCCACGTGCAAAACGAAGTACCATTCGGCCTGGCGGTTGGTCCAGCACGTCCAGCACGCGCACGGTGTGAAGATTTACGTCGAATCGTTGGCGAGCACGGGCAGCCAGGACGGGGATGGCGCCGCACCGACCGAAGAATCGGACGCACCGGAATCGGCCGCCGCATCGGAGGCGGCTAACAATGGCCCATCGACCGGGGAAGCCGTTCCGGCGGCACAGAAGCGAACGGACGAGCAGCCGGCACGAGCCCGCACGCCACGGTCCCGCTCTGCCAGCCGCAGTCCGAAAGCCGTATCCATCGAGCGGGAGCAACCGATCCGTTCGCCGGCGCCGAAAGACCGGAGCAATGGGCTGGAGGTGGCCTCGAAAGCGGCCAGTGAAAATGGCAGATCCGGCGAGTCGGACGATGAGCTGGAGGTGCGCACGAAGCGACCGAAGCTGACCAGCAGCAGTTCGAACGGAAGCCACGCCACGGTCAACCACACCGAGGAGGTAGCGCTGGCCCTTACCAGCCCGCAGCCACTCACTCAGACCGCCGCGACGACCACGACCCAGCAGCGACAATCGAGCACACCGCAGCCGCTGACCGTCTCCTCGGTTCAGTCACCGTCCCGGCCGCAACATTCGCCTCCCGCGGGCAGCGAGACCATCGCAGCGCCCTCCCTAGCACCGGCACGCAGCGAATCCACCCAGAGCCTTCCGCCGCCGTCGCTGCGGCCGCACCAttcgctgctgccgccgcccgaGCTGCACCAGAACCCGTTCGGGCTGCTGCGCATGCCACCGCACCACCCGCACAGCCCGCTGTTCGGCCGCACGCATCACGACTTCCGCATGGAGCACCTGATGTCGGAACAGTTCCGCAGCCACGGGCTCaacctggcggcggctgccgTTGCCGCCGCGAACCAGCTCAAATCGCACGGCCAGCAGTTCAATCCGGCGACCGGCGCGACCGCATCCGAGCGGCCGCCGTCCGCCGGTGCGGCCACCTCCGCCCTTACCCTGACACCCGGCGGAGGCGGAGCCGGTGTTGTTGGCGGGCTCGAGCCACACATGGACTACTACTCGCAGCGCTTGCGGCAGCTCGCCGGCACGACCAGCCCCGGGGCGAACCTAACGTCCGCCTCGTCCAACTCACCCAGCCCGCGCAAGCAGCCCCACTCGCCCTCACACTTTGCCAGCCCGTCGCCCTCCCATCAGCTGCCACCGACACCGCTGACGAACAATTCGCGCCCGCAAAGTCTCACCCCGCCCGAGAAGCACACCGAGCAGCTGCTGGGGCTGGACGCGGGCAGCATCAGCAATACGCCCCGCTCGGCCTCGACCCCGCCCAACAAGCAGTCGGGCCAGTCCGCCTCGGACAGTGCGCTGTACTCGTGCGAGTACTGCGGCAAGAAGTTCCGGTTCCAGAGCAATCTGCTGGTGCACCGGCGCACGCACACGGCCGAGCTGCCGTACAAGTGCGCCAGCTGTGAGTTCGCCTGCGGCCAGGCGGCGAAGCTGAAGCAGCACATGAAGCTGGTGCACGGCCGGCGGCGGACGTCCGTGGCGGCCATGTCGGAACCGGACTCGGGCACCAGCAACGTCGACTCGATCGAGAGCGACCCGGACGATACGGACCACGAGCTGATGGATGCGGACGAGCTGGACGCGGACGGTGAGGCCGATCGGCGTACGGCGCACGGGGACGACGAGCACGCGGACGGtgaggacgacgaggaggacgaggacgaggacgaggacgaggaggacgacgaggcGGAAGATTTGAGCATGAGCAGCACGCAGAGCCAGTCGAAGAAGGACGGGTCGGGCGGTTCGATGTCGATGTCGACCTCGCTCGTGGGGGAGCTGATGGACAAGTTCGGCCTGTCCAACATTGCGCAGTACTCGGAGGCGTACAAGCAGGCGCTGCAGGAGTCGGGCAATGCGCTGAAGCTGCAGCTGACGAGCAAGGACcgggacaacaacaacagcgcgATGGCCATCCCCGGGCTGGCGGAGAAGCTGAACGGGCTGCCGGCGGCACTGCGCATCaaggaggagctggcgaagAACATGCTGCAGCACCATAACGCGCAGCTGCCCCAGGTCCCGCTGTTCAACCCGTTCGAGAACCCGTTCGAGGCGTCCAAGCGCATGAAGCTCGAGGGCAGCGACAGCTGGTGGGGCCTGCCCGGGATGCACCGGGGCGACGCGCTGTTCGAGAACCTGAAGCCGGGCCGGGACGGGGGCCGCGGACCGGCCGCCGGCCTGCTGCAGCCGATGATGAAGAAGGAGAGCAAGCTGCGCAACGACACGTGCGAGTTCTGCGGCAAGGTGTTCAAGAACTGCTCCAACCTGACGGTGCACCGGCGCAGCCACACGGGCGAGAAGCCGTACAAGTGCGAGCTGTGCTCGTACGCGTGCGCCCAAAGCTCGAAGCTGACGCGCCACATGAAGACGCACGGCCGGCTCGGCAAGGACGTGTACCGGTGCCGGTTCTGCGAGATGCCGTTCAGCGTACCGTCCACGCTCGAGAAGCACATGCGCAAGTGCGTGGTCAACCAGGgcaagctgcagcagcagcagcagcgcgagcTGCAGCAACTGCAACAGCGCGAGctgcagcaccatcagcagctggccgcccagcagcagcagcagcagcagcaactagcCGCccagcagatggcgctcgCTGCCCATCGCGACCGGGGTGACCATCATCGGGAGCGGAGCCGGGAGCGggaccatcaccaccaccaccaccacgcggCCCAAACGCTGGCAGCCGCTGCAGCCGCTTCCCCCGTCCCCGGGGCGCCTCAGTTGCCGCCGGGGCTGCTTCTGCCGCCACTGCCAGCCGCcgtggcggcagcggccgctGCCGCAGCCGCCTCCTCCGGTGTGTCGCCCACGGACGACAGTGCATCCAGCTCACCGTCcggttcgtcgtcgtcgtcgtcggccgccgcagctgctgcagcagccgccgcagcagccgccgccgccgcactgATGAAGGAGGAAGCGGCAACGGCATGA